A part of Oncorhynchus kisutch isolate 150728-3 linkage group LG2, Okis_V2, whole genome shotgun sequence genomic DNA contains:
- the LOC109883405 gene encoding X-ray repair cross-complementing protein 5 isoform X1, whose product MARSAKTALVLCLDVGFSMSNSAPGQEPPFQQAKKVIQKFVQRQVFAENKDELGLVLFGSDNTKNNLAKDDQYQNISVHRQLMIPNFELLEEIQNDVHPGSQQADWLDALVVCMDLLQNETLGKKYERLNIVMLTDLNTPSSPDQLDIIIGNLKRAGITLQFFLPFPVDGGGSNPPHGGKALSREQQQGLEMTKQVMMSLDEEDGLEEVYTFSDAIEKLSVFKRVEKRPMAWPCTLTIGSSLAIKIVGYKAVCEERPRKSWSVVDAQTHQKDDIKRDVVYCLNDDEETEVQKDDTIQGYRYGSDIVPFSKVDQDQMKYKTDGKSFAVLGFTKQSMINRHQFVGTQVLKVFAPKDDEHAGVALSGLIRALDDLKMVAVVRYVYARNGNPQLGAAFPCIKEKYECLVYIQLPFMEDLRQYSFPSLENNKKYTPSEDQLSAVDSLIDSMMLVEEDKDGVKKDLFKVNHIPNPQYQRLFQCLHHRAVNPSAPLPPMDPWLTTALQRPLAVATRCQAPLEILKKKFPLKEVVKKKELKTSKELFGNSTEEPDAKKAKVDEEEDFNLADITEGSITQVGSVDPARDFRTLIRQKSLPFGEVCQQLTGRIEQLLGNKNMNYYIKCIPCIQTFREQSVQVGNADHYNSYIQSLKTSIPVRGLQEFWDMLVQDALTLINKDEVEGSTFSSHDAKQFLTAGEKKEEVVAAVVDDTGDVDDLLDMM is encoded by the exons GTGTTTGCTGAGAACAAAGATGAGCTGGGTCTGGTGCTGTTTGGGTCAGACAACACTAAGAACAACCTAGCTAAAGACGACCAGTACCAGAACATCTCAGTACACCGCCAACTCATGATCCCAAACTTTGAGCTGCTGGAAGAGATCCAGAATGATGTGCACCCTGGGAGTCAACAGGCTGACT GGCTGGATGCTCTAGTTGTATGCATGGACCTGCTTCAGAACGAAACTCT GGGGAAGAAATATGAGCGTCTGAACATCGTCATGCTCACAGACCTGAACACACCGAGCAGTCCTGACCAGCTGGACATTATCATAGGCAACCTGAAGAGAGCCGGCATCACTCTGCAGTtctt CCTACCCTTCCCTGTAGATGGAGGGGGTTCCAACCCCCCTCACGGGGGTAAAGCTCTGTccagagagcagcagcagggGCTGGAGATGACTAAGCAGGTCATGATGTCTCTGGATGAAGAGGACGGTCTGGAGGAAGTCTACACCTTCAG TGATGCTATAGAGAAGTTGTCTGTGTTTAAACGTGTTGAGAAGAGACCCATGGCCTGGCCCTGTACTCTGACCATCGGCAGCTCTCTGGCCATCAAGATTGTTGGCTACAAAGCA GTATGTGAGGAGAGACCCAGGAAGTCGTGGTCGGTGGTAGATGCTCAGACACACCAGAAAGACGACATAAAAAGAGATGTAGTTTACTGTCTGAACGATGACGAAGAGACTGAGGTACAGAAGGACGACACCATACAAG gGTATCGTTATGGCAGTGACATCGTCCCCTTCTCCAAAGTTGACCAGGACCAGATGAAGTACAAGACAGATGGGAAGAGTTTTGCTGTGCTGGGCTTCACCAAACAGAGCATG ATCAACAGACACCAGTTCGTGGGGACACAGGTCCTCAAGGTGTTCGCCCCTAAAGATGATGAG CATGCAGGTGTAGCTCTCTCAGGTCTGATCCGTGCTCTGGATGACCTCAAGATGGTGGCGGTGGTGAGGTATGTTTACGCCCGCAATGGAAACCCGCAACTAGGAGCAGCCTTCCCCTGTATTAAGGAGAAGTATGAG TGTCTGGTGTATATTCAGCTTCCGTTCATGGAAGATCTGAGGCAGTACAGCTTCCCTTCTCTGGAGAACAACAAGAAGTACACTCCCTCAG AGGACCAGCTGTCGGCGGTGGACTCTCTGATTGACTCCATGATGTTGGTGGAGGAGGATAAGGATGGAGTGAAAAAAGACCTCTTCAAAGTCAACCACATCCCCAAccctcagtaccagagactgttccAG TGCCTGCACCATCGGGCGGTGAATCCCAGTGCCCCGCTCCCCCCCATGGACCCCTGGCTGACTACAGCTCTCCAGCGCCCCCTCGCGGTGGCCACCCGCTGTCAAGCCCCCCTGGAGATACTGAAGAAGAAGTTCCCTCTGAAGGAGGTGGTCAAGAAGAAGGAACTGAAGACCAGCAAGGAGCTGTTTGGGAACAG CACTGAGGAGCCTGATGCCAAGAAGGCCAAAGTTGACGAGGAAGAAGACTTTAACCTGGCTGACATCACAGAGGGAAGCATCACACAG GTGGGTAGTGTAGATCCAGCACGGGATTTCCGCACTCTGATTCGCCAGAAGAGTCTTCCGTTTGGAGAGG TGTGTCAACAGCTGACTGGCAGGATAGAGCAGTTGCTTGGCAACAAGAACATGAACTACTACATAAAGTGCATCCCCTGTATCCAGACCTTCAGAGAGCAGTCTGTTCAG GTTGGGAATGCTGATCACTACAACAGCTACATCCAGTCTCTGAAGACCAGTATTCCTGTTAGAGGCCTTCAGGAATTCTGGGACATGCTAGTCCAAG ATGCCCTGACCCTGATCAACAAGGACGAAGTTGAAGGGAGCACGTTCTCGAGTCATGATGCCAAGCAG TTTCTGACTGCaggggagaagaaagaggaggtagTAGCAGCTGTGGTGGACGATACAGGAGATGTGGACGACTTG
- the LOC109883405 gene encoding X-ray repair cross-complementing protein 5 isoform X2, protein MCFEKETKEEASNQVFAENKDELGLVLFGSDNTKNNLAKDDQYQNISVHRQLMIPNFELLEEIQNDVHPGSQQADWLDALVVCMDLLQNETLGKKYERLNIVMLTDLNTPSSPDQLDIIIGNLKRAGITLQFFLPFPVDGGGSNPPHGGKALSREQQQGLEMTKQVMMSLDEEDGLEEVYTFSDAIEKLSVFKRVEKRPMAWPCTLTIGSSLAIKIVGYKAVCEERPRKSWSVVDAQTHQKDDIKRDVVYCLNDDEETEVQKDDTIQGYRYGSDIVPFSKVDQDQMKYKTDGKSFAVLGFTKQSMINRHQFVGTQVLKVFAPKDDEHAGVALSGLIRALDDLKMVAVVRYVYARNGNPQLGAAFPCIKEKYECLVYIQLPFMEDLRQYSFPSLENNKKYTPSEDQLSAVDSLIDSMMLVEEDKDGVKKDLFKVNHIPNPQYQRLFQCLHHRAVNPSAPLPPMDPWLTTALQRPLAVATRCQAPLEILKKKFPLKEVVKKKELKTSKELFGNSTEEPDAKKAKVDEEEDFNLADITEGSITQVGSVDPARDFRTLIRQKSLPFGEVCQQLTGRIEQLLGNKNMNYYIKCIPCIQTFREQSVQVGNADHYNSYIQSLKTSIPVRGLQEFWDMLVQDALTLINKDEVEGSTFSSHDAKQFLTAGEKKEEVVAAVVDDTGDVDDLLDMM, encoded by the exons GTGTTTGCTGAGAACAAAGATGAGCTGGGTCTGGTGCTGTTTGGGTCAGACAACACTAAGAACAACCTAGCTAAAGACGACCAGTACCAGAACATCTCAGTACACCGCCAACTCATGATCCCAAACTTTGAGCTGCTGGAAGAGATCCAGAATGATGTGCACCCTGGGAGTCAACAGGCTGACT GGCTGGATGCTCTAGTTGTATGCATGGACCTGCTTCAGAACGAAACTCT GGGGAAGAAATATGAGCGTCTGAACATCGTCATGCTCACAGACCTGAACACACCGAGCAGTCCTGACCAGCTGGACATTATCATAGGCAACCTGAAGAGAGCCGGCATCACTCTGCAGTtctt CCTACCCTTCCCTGTAGATGGAGGGGGTTCCAACCCCCCTCACGGGGGTAAAGCTCTGTccagagagcagcagcagggGCTGGAGATGACTAAGCAGGTCATGATGTCTCTGGATGAAGAGGACGGTCTGGAGGAAGTCTACACCTTCAG TGATGCTATAGAGAAGTTGTCTGTGTTTAAACGTGTTGAGAAGAGACCCATGGCCTGGCCCTGTACTCTGACCATCGGCAGCTCTCTGGCCATCAAGATTGTTGGCTACAAAGCA GTATGTGAGGAGAGACCCAGGAAGTCGTGGTCGGTGGTAGATGCTCAGACACACCAGAAAGACGACATAAAAAGAGATGTAGTTTACTGTCTGAACGATGACGAAGAGACTGAGGTACAGAAGGACGACACCATACAAG gGTATCGTTATGGCAGTGACATCGTCCCCTTCTCCAAAGTTGACCAGGACCAGATGAAGTACAAGACAGATGGGAAGAGTTTTGCTGTGCTGGGCTTCACCAAACAGAGCATG ATCAACAGACACCAGTTCGTGGGGACACAGGTCCTCAAGGTGTTCGCCCCTAAAGATGATGAG CATGCAGGTGTAGCTCTCTCAGGTCTGATCCGTGCTCTGGATGACCTCAAGATGGTGGCGGTGGTGAGGTATGTTTACGCCCGCAATGGAAACCCGCAACTAGGAGCAGCCTTCCCCTGTATTAAGGAGAAGTATGAG TGTCTGGTGTATATTCAGCTTCCGTTCATGGAAGATCTGAGGCAGTACAGCTTCCCTTCTCTGGAGAACAACAAGAAGTACACTCCCTCAG AGGACCAGCTGTCGGCGGTGGACTCTCTGATTGACTCCATGATGTTGGTGGAGGAGGATAAGGATGGAGTGAAAAAAGACCTCTTCAAAGTCAACCACATCCCCAAccctcagtaccagagactgttccAG TGCCTGCACCATCGGGCGGTGAATCCCAGTGCCCCGCTCCCCCCCATGGACCCCTGGCTGACTACAGCTCTCCAGCGCCCCCTCGCGGTGGCCACCCGCTGTCAAGCCCCCCTGGAGATACTGAAGAAGAAGTTCCCTCTGAAGGAGGTGGTCAAGAAGAAGGAACTGAAGACCAGCAAGGAGCTGTTTGGGAACAG CACTGAGGAGCCTGATGCCAAGAAGGCCAAAGTTGACGAGGAAGAAGACTTTAACCTGGCTGACATCACAGAGGGAAGCATCACACAG GTGGGTAGTGTAGATCCAGCACGGGATTTCCGCACTCTGATTCGCCAGAAGAGTCTTCCGTTTGGAGAGG TGTGTCAACAGCTGACTGGCAGGATAGAGCAGTTGCTTGGCAACAAGAACATGAACTACTACATAAAGTGCATCCCCTGTATCCAGACCTTCAGAGAGCAGTCTGTTCAG GTTGGGAATGCTGATCACTACAACAGCTACATCCAGTCTCTGAAGACCAGTATTCCTGTTAGAGGCCTTCAGGAATTCTGGGACATGCTAGTCCAAG ATGCCCTGACCCTGATCAACAAGGACGAAGTTGAAGGGAGCACGTTCTCGAGTCATGATGCCAAGCAG TTTCTGACTGCaggggagaagaaagaggaggtagTAGCAGCTGTGGTGGACGATACAGGAGATGTGGACGACTTG